A window of Acidimicrobiales bacterium contains these coding sequences:
- the pth gene encoding aminoacyl-tRNA hydrolase: protein MVGRRQSQRRGTPADLLVVGLGNPGPDYAQTRHNAGVWVIDELVARHGGKLSRGRREHADSDELRVGDKRLAVAVPTTYMNESGRAVLPLVRRFGIDDFSKLVIVHDELDLPVGRLKVKFGGGLAGNNGLKSVRAHLHSDEFARIRIGVGKPEAGTMKGSDYVLRRPARSERPELDRVVGVAADAVEHLLDADIEATMNRFNAS from the coding sequence ATGGTCGGCCGTCGTCAGAGCCAGCGCCGAGGTACTCCGGCCGACCTTCTCGTGGTCGGCCTCGGCAACCCCGGGCCCGACTATGCCCAGACCCGGCACAACGCCGGGGTGTGGGTCATCGACGAGCTCGTGGCCCGTCATGGGGGCAAGCTCAGCCGCGGCCGACGCGAACATGCCGACTCCGACGAACTGCGAGTGGGTGACAAGCGCCTCGCCGTCGCCGTGCCCACCACCTACATGAACGAATCGGGTCGGGCCGTGCTGCCGCTCGTCCGCCGCTTCGGCATCGACGACTTCTCGAAACTGGTGATCGTGCACGACGAACTCGACCTGCCCGTGGGTCGGCTGAAGGTGAAGTTCGGTGGAGGCCTCGCCGGCAACAACGGACTCAAAAGCGTGCGGGCCCACCTGCACTCCGACGAATTCGCGCGGATCCGCATCGGCGTGGGCAAGCCGGAGGCGGGCACGATGAAGGGCTCGGACTATGTGCTTCGGCGTCCGGCCCGCAGCGAACGGCCCGAGCTCGATCGCGTCGTCGGAGTCGCCGCCGACGCCGTGGAACACCTGCTCGACGCCGACATCGAGGCGACCATGAACCGCTTCAACGCGAGCTGA
- a CDS encoding 50S ribosomal protein L25, which yields MSNQLLLAAETGRDEGTRSSRRLRREGRVPAVVYGLDADPVTVSVAWPDLRAALTTDAGTNAVITLEIDGVEQLSIVRDIQRHPVRRDVIHVDFLRVTADQQIEAEVPIVLIGEALEVTRANGMVDQTLYHLTVSAKPAEVPDEIEVDISEMVLGDSIHVGELALPSGVTTTVDAELGVAHSVITRSTMEAMAAEEAAEAAEEEAAFETEGGGDADGGADEADADGDD from the coding sequence ATGTCAAACCAGCTGCTGCTTGCCGCCGAGACCGGCCGTGACGAGGGCACCCGCTCCTCGCGTCGACTCCGTCGGGAGGGCCGCGTGCCCGCCGTCGTCTACGGCCTCGACGCCGACCCCGTCACCGTGTCGGTCGCCTGGCCCGACCTGCGCGCCGCGCTCACCACCGATGCCGGCACCAACGCCGTGATCACCCTGGAAATCGACGGCGTCGAGCAGCTGTCGATCGTTCGTGACATCCAGCGCCACCCGGTGCGGCGCGACGTGATCCATGTCGACTTCCTTCGGGTGACCGCCGACCAGCAGATCGAGGCCGAGGTGCCCATCGTGCTCATCGGTGAGGCGCTCGAGGTCACCCGGGCCAACGGCATGGTCGACCAGACCCTCTACCACCTCACCGTGTCGGCCAAGCCGGCCGAGGTTCCCGACGAGATCGAGGTCGACATCTCCGAGATGGTCCTCGGCGATTCCATCCATGTCGGCGAACTCGCCCTCCCGTCCGGTGTCACCACCACGGTCGATGCCGAACTCGGCGTCGCCCACTCCGTCATCACCCGCTCCACCATGGAGGCGATGGCCGCCGAAGAAGCGGCCGAGGCCGCCGAAGAAGAGGCAGCCTTCGAGACCGAGGGTGGCGGCGACGCCGACGGCGGCGCCGACGAGGCCGACGCCGACGGCGACGACTGA
- a CDS encoding ribose-phosphate diphosphokinase, whose translation MQLLNHKKLHIVAGRATQSLATDICKELDVPLGAAQISEFANGELHVKYGESIRGSDVFIVQTHTAWEEGSINDALMEHVIMVDAAKRASAKRITVVAPFYGYSRQDRKASGREPITARLVADMFSVAGADRLMSVDLHSGQIQGFFDGPVDHLVALPVLIDYLSDLGDDDLVIVSPDAGRMKVAERYTNLLNADLAYVHKRRSHDELNMVEAKEIIGHVEGRTCVLIDDMIDTGGTICAAADLLAENGAGKVIVATTHGVFSGPAIDRLKNAAIETVLVTDTLPLSPEKQIDKMQVLSVAPIIARAISAVFEDTSVSEIFGGNHLA comes from the coding sequence ATGCAACTGCTCAACCACAAGAAGCTCCACATCGTCGCCGGTCGGGCCACCCAGTCGCTGGCCACCGACATCTGCAAGGAGCTCGACGTCCCGCTCGGGGCCGCGCAGATCTCCGAGTTCGCCAACGGCGAACTCCACGTGAAGTACGGCGAGTCGATCCGTGGTTCCGACGTGTTCATCGTCCAGACCCACACCGCGTGGGAGGAGGGCTCGATCAACGATGCGTTGATGGAACACGTGATCATGGTCGATGCCGCCAAGCGGGCCTCGGCCAAGCGCATCACGGTGGTGGCGCCGTTCTACGGTTACAGCCGCCAGGATCGCAAGGCCTCGGGCCGTGAGCCGATCACCGCCCGGCTCGTGGCCGACATGTTCAGCGTCGCCGGCGCCGATCGACTCATGTCGGTCGATCTCCACAGCGGCCAGATCCAGGGGTTCTTCGACGGTCCGGTCGACCATCTCGTGGCCCTGCCGGTCCTCATCGACTATCTCTCCGACCTCGGCGACGACGATCTCGTCATCGTCTCGCCCGACGCCGGGCGGATGAAGGTCGCCGAGCGCTACACCAACCTGCTCAACGCCGACCTCGCGTACGTGCACAAACGCCGATCGCACGACGAGCTCAACATGGTCGAGGCGAAGGAGATCATCGGCCATGTCGAGGGCCGCACCTGTGTCCTGATCGACGACATGATCGACACCGGCGGCACCATCTGCGCGGCCGCCGACCTGCTGGCCGAGAACGGTGCCGGGAAGGTCATCGTCGCCACCACCCACGGCGTGTTCTCCGGTCCGGCGATCGATCGACTGAAGAACGCGGCAATCGAAACCGTGCTCGTCACCGACACGCTGCCGCTGTCGCCCGAGAAGCAGATCGACAAGATGCAGGTGCTCAGCGTGGCACCGATCATCGCGCGGGCCATCTCGGCCGTGTTCGAGGACACCTCGGTCAGCGAGATCTTCGGCGGCAATCACCTGGCCTGA
- a CDS encoding AURKAIP1/COX24 domain-containing protein — MGSLIKKRRKRMRKKKHKKMLRRTRHQRRK, encoded by the coding sequence GTGGGTTCACTGATCAAGAAGCGCCGCAAGCGCATGCGCAAGAAGAAGCACAAGAAGATGCTCCGAAGGACGCGCCACCAGCGTCGCAAGTAG
- a CDS encoding 4-(cytidine 5'-diphospho)-2-C-methyl-D-erythritol kinase: MISIQAPAKLTLSLSMTGRRADGYHLIDAEMVSLDLHDTLEITEGDGLEIVGSAGTEQVAADDDNLVRRALRLCGRRAHVRLHKRIPAGAGLGGGSSDAAAVLRWAGYDDEQGAASIGADVAFCLRGGRARVRGIGELIEPLPFEPMTFTLLTPPIVCATPAVYAEWDRMGGPVGDHGNDLEPAALAVAPELAGWRDELADASDQRPRLAGSGSTWFVEGAFPGPGRVVTTTIAAR; the protein is encoded by the coding sequence GTGATCTCGATCCAGGCCCCGGCCAAGCTGACGCTGTCGCTGTCGATGACCGGTCGTCGCGCCGACGGCTATCACCTCATCGATGCCGAGATGGTCAGCCTCGACCTCCACGACACGCTCGAGATCACCGAAGGCGACGGGCTCGAGATCGTCGGGTCCGCGGGCACCGAGCAGGTCGCGGCCGACGACGACAACCTCGTTCGTCGCGCGTTGCGGCTCTGTGGACGCCGGGCCCACGTGCGCCTCCACAAGCGGATCCCGGCCGGGGCCGGACTCGGGGGCGGGTCGTCCGACGCGGCGGCAGTGCTGCGGTGGGCCGGCTACGACGACGAGCAGGGGGCCGCCTCGATCGGCGCCGACGTGGCGTTCTGCCTCCGCGGTGGACGAGCACGCGTGCGCGGCATCGGCGAACTGATCGAGCCGCTGCCCTTCGAGCCGATGACGTTCACCCTGTTGACGCCACCGATCGTGTGCGCCACACCCGCGGTCTATGCCGAATGGGATCGGATGGGGGGCCCGGTCGGCGACCACGGCAACGATCTCGAGCCTGCGGCCCTGGCAGTGGCTCCGGAACTGGCCGGGTGGCGCGACGAGCTGGCCGACGCGTCGGACCAGCGGCCACGGCTGGCCGGGAGCGGCAGTACGTGGTTCGTGGAAGGTGCATTTCCGGGACCCGGTCGAGTCGTGACGACCACGATCGCCGCCCGATAG
- the rsmA gene encoding 16S rRNA (adenine(1518)-N(6)/adenine(1519)-N(6))-dimethyltransferase RsmA, which translates to MTHSPQELRALMERHGLAARRALGQNFVVDPNTVRRIAGLAEISAGDPVVEIGPGLGSLTLALVELGADVTAVEMDRDLVPVLREVVEPHGVRVIEGDAREVDWPVLLAAHDRWTLVANLPYNVATPLVLDLLRTVPQITSMLVMVQREAGERLAATAGQKAIGIPSILVAYHGVARVVARVPATVFHPQPKVESVLVRITRHASPPVAETLADIEPVLRTAYGQRRKMLRRSLAEMVDAAGFAEAGVDPQARPETLDLADWARLSRQRR; encoded by the coding sequence GTGACCCACTCGCCACAGGAACTCCGGGCGCTCATGGAGCGTCACGGCTTGGCCGCTCGGCGAGCGCTCGGCCAGAACTTCGTGGTCGACCCCAACACGGTCCGCCGCATCGCCGGGCTGGCCGAGATCTCCGCCGGTGACCCCGTGGTCGAGATCGGGCCCGGTCTCGGTTCGCTCACCCTGGCCCTCGTGGAGCTCGGTGCCGACGTCACCGCCGTCGAGATGGATCGGGATCTGGTGCCGGTGCTGCGCGAGGTCGTGGAACCGCACGGGGTGCGGGTGATCGAGGGCGACGCCCGAGAGGTCGATTGGCCGGTGCTGCTGGCCGCTCACGACCGATGGACGCTGGTGGCGAACCTTCCGTACAACGTGGCCACGCCGCTGGTTCTCGACCTGTTGCGGACCGTGCCCCAGATCACGTCGATGCTCGTGATGGTCCAGCGGGAGGCGGGGGAGCGGTTGGCCGCGACGGCGGGTCAAAAGGCCATCGGCATTCCGTCGATCCTGGTCGCCTACCACGGGGTCGCCCGAGTGGTCGCCCGGGTGCCGGCGACGGTGTTCCATCCGCAACCGAAGGTCGAATCGGTCCTGGTTCGCATCACCCGCCACGCCTCGCCGCCGGTGGCCGAGACGCTGGCCGACATCGAGCCCGTGCTGCGGACGGCATATGGCCAACGGCGCAAGATGTTGCGTCGCTCCCTCGCCGAGATGGTCGATGCGGCGGGCTTCGCCGAGGCCGGGGTCGATCCCCAGGCCCGACCCGAGACGCTCGACCTGGCCGACTGGGCTCGCCTGTCCCGGCAGCGCCGCTGA
- a CDS encoding transglycosylase family protein: MASAAAVGGKDGALYRSRRARFRFSALGLAVALSATAFTAPAGAVTPLAQADVEAFTSRAEAWTDARDEHRESAHEQATELAEDARAAEDARIEADEASRLADAERQDELARPTTTAPPTTAAPTTTAPPTTTAPATTAPPTTTTAAVAAESASGAPTAAQWAALRQCEASGNYSAVSLNTRYRGAYQFSQATWDWIAGLDRPSLVGVDPAAASPADQDAMAAALWQRRGWSPWPICGAEAAAS, from the coding sequence GTGGCATCCGCTGCAGCCGTCGGAGGGAAGGACGGAGCTCTGTACCGCAGTCGACGCGCACGTTTCCGCTTCTCCGCCCTCGGCCTCGCCGTCGCCCTCTCGGCCACGGCGTTCACGGCACCGGCCGGTGCCGTGACCCCGTTGGCGCAAGCCGACGTCGAGGCGTTCACCTCGCGAGCCGAAGCCTGGACCGATGCCCGCGACGAGCATCGCGAGAGCGCCCACGAACAGGCCACCGAACTCGCGGAAGACGCGCGGGCCGCCGAGGACGCCCGGATCGAGGCCGACGAAGCCTCCCGTCTGGCCGATGCCGAGCGGCAGGACGAACTCGCCCGCCCCACCACCACGGCACCGCCGACCACCGCTGCGCCCACCACGACGGCGCCCCCCACCACGACCGCCCCCGCCACCACCGCTCCGCCCACCACGACGACTGCGGCGGTCGCGGCCGAGTCGGCGTCCGGCGCACCCACGGCCGCACAGTGGGCAGCCCTGCGCCAGTGCGAGGCGAGTGGCAACTACAGCGCCGTGAGCCTCAACACCCGCTACCGCGGCGCCTATCAGTTCTCCCAGGCCACCTGGGACTGGATCGCCGGACTCGACCGTCCGTCGCTGGTCGGGGTCGACCCCGCCGCGGCATCCCCGGCCGATCAGGACGCAATGGCCGCAGCGCTGTGGCAACGACGCGGCTGGTCGCCGTGGCCGATCTGCGGCGCTGAGGCGGCCGCTTCCTGA
- a CDS encoding TatD family hydrolase, producing the protein MAWVDQHCHIPPGADGSAQVDEARAAGVTRMVTVGTTLEQSRQMMAVARAHEGVWATAGVHPHDATDGIDGLEDLLAAPEVLAVGECGLDYHYDHSPRDVQADVFRRQIALAHRLDMPLVIHTRNAWDDTFAILDAEGTPRRTVFHCFTGGADEGAECLARSALLSFSGIITFPSGGDLRDAAAACPLDRLLVETDSPYLAPVPHRGKPNRPALVPLVGAAVAHAKGCAVDEIEAATWATAAAFYGFDEA; encoded by the coding sequence ATGGCCTGGGTCGACCAGCACTGCCACATTCCCCCGGGCGCCGACGGTTCGGCCCAGGTGGACGAGGCGCGAGCGGCCGGCGTCACCCGAATGGTCACCGTGGGCACGACCCTCGAGCAGAGCCGCCAGATGATGGCGGTGGCGCGCGCCCACGAGGGTGTGTGGGCCACGGCCGGCGTGCACCCCCATGATGCCACCGACGGCATCGACGGACTCGAGGACCTGCTGGCTGCGCCGGAGGTGCTCGCCGTGGGGGAGTGTGGCCTCGATTATCACTACGACCACTCGCCGCGCGACGTGCAGGCCGACGTGTTCCGCCGTCAGATCGCGCTGGCCCATCGGCTGGACATGCCGTTGGTGATCCACACGCGCAACGCGTGGGACGACACCTTCGCCATCCTCGACGCCGAGGGCACCCCCCGCCGCACCGTCTTCCACTGCTTCACCGGCGGCGCCGACGAAGGTGCGGAGTGTCTGGCCCGCTCGGCGCTGTTGTCCTTCTCCGGCATCATCACCTTTCCGAGTGGTGGCGATCTTCGTGACGCGGCGGCGGCCTGTCCGCTCGACCGGCTCCTCGTCGAGACCGACAGTCCTTACCTGGCGCCCGTGCCCCACCGGGGCAAGCCGAACCGTCCGGCGCTGGTGCCCCTCGTGGGGGCGGCCGTGGCGCACGCGAAGGGCTGTGCGGTCGACGAGATCGAGGCAGCGACGTGGGCCACGGCGGCCGCGTTCTACGGCTTCGACGAGGCCTGA